TAGCGAGGATCAATCTTTACAAGATGATATTTCTGAGCTGTGGAAGGATACCAATCCCATTGTTAGTTTTCTCAGTCGTATTCGTCCGGTATTAAAAGTTGATGATGAAACTTTCTTATTTCGTATTCGCCAAGAAGGGGGAGTGCAACGAGGTATTGACCCTGAGTTAGTGGTAACGGCAGTTTTTTCTGCAACCAAAGATGAGTTATCCAAAGATCGGATTCAAGAAATAGGGGAAGCCCTTCCAGGCAAAATACGTCAGCTTTGGGAGAATGCTTAACTTGAATAACTAATGAATTAAAATTATTCCTTGTTTAATCAACCGCAATCTATTATAACTAGAGTAGTGCTTCTTAAAATCAGTCACTGCTTTAGATAGCTAGCTTTGTTTTCTGTCACATCTCCTATAATTGTTCCAGACAAGAGTTTGATAAATTAAGGTTGGTATCAATTATTAAAAGTGATAGTGAATGATGAAAAAATTATTTTCTAGTTTAATATTAGCAGGAGGAATATTAGCCTTAGCTCCTGTAGCAGAAGTGTTAGCCCAAGCCCGAGGAGGCAACCCAGGATTAACTATTTTTAGTGGGGTAGAACGGGAAAATATCCTTGATTATCGCCTTGACTTCCGAGGAAGACGAGGACGTTGGGACCGCTATCGTTTACGTGTCCCTGGAGACAAGTTACCCCAGGGAGCAGCGGAATTTCGGATTAGTTACCCTGATTATTACAACGGAAGATTTGACACTGATGAAATTGAAGTTCGCATTGATGGAGAATCTCAGCCTCTGAAAGATGTAGTTTGGGATGAGGAGGGACACTTTATTGCCATTGATTTAGAAGAGCCCCTTGAACCAGAACAAAAAGTGGAATTAGTTTTCTCCAATGTGAGAAACCCTCGGCAGGGAGGAACCTTTTATTTTAATGGACAAGTTAAGCCCGCAGAAGGGGTAGCAATTCGCCAACATCTTGGCACTTGGATTATTGACATTAATTAAGATTTGGAAATTTAGAATTGAAAAGCGCAAAGAGGAGGTGAATAATAATCAATAG
This window of the Euhalothece natronophila Z-M001 genome carries:
- a CDS encoding DUF2267 domain-containing protein; amino-acid sequence: MKDNQPQSLNQESTNAIASKNKPFLEKVKVKAGLEDIFDARDISEVVFRAMRDLMSTEASDRVSDELKGSKAVPSEDQSLQDDISELWKDTNPIVSFLSRIRPVLKVDDETFLFRIRQEGGVQRGIDPELVVTAVFSATKDELSKDRIQEIGEALPGKIRQLWENA
- a CDS encoding DUF2808 domain-containing protein, which produces MMKKLFSSLILAGGILALAPVAEVLAQARGGNPGLTIFSGVERENILDYRLDFRGRRGRWDRYRLRVPGDKLPQGAAEFRISYPDYYNGRFDTDEIEVRIDGESQPLKDVVWDEEGHFIAIDLEEPLEPEQKVELVFSNVRNPRQGGTFYFNGQVKPAEGVAIRQHLGTWIIDIN